From Amycolatopsis sp. cg9, one genomic window encodes:
- a CDS encoding LacI family DNA-binding transcriptional regulator: MTSTRATLLQVAERAGVSLASTSRALHGTGASRAMVERVRAAAAELGYSADAIGRSLRLKKTFQVAFAVADIGNPVYVEMMRAIHEVLEPHGYRVVVMTTGDTATSTTELVRSLNSGFVDGMIVSPLRTDDRLIREIQQAPVPVVVIGRALDDRGISSVSTDSAGGIGAAVRHLHAIGRRRIGFLNGPLDTTPGASRQRGFDAATETTAFERVDREVAADFTVTAGLEAARELLARQNLDALVAANDLLAIGAIRAVREKGLSVPEDVAITGMDDTELGRVFQPSLTSVSLGSTERGRAAARIMLQLADDPDHDAQQIAVGPELMVRESTGGAR, translated from the coding sequence ATGACGTCAACACGCGCCACGCTGCTGCAGGTGGCCGAGCGCGCCGGGGTGTCCCTGGCCTCGACCTCCCGTGCGCTGCACGGGACGGGCGCGAGCCGGGCGATGGTCGAGCGGGTCCGCGCCGCGGCCGCCGAGCTCGGGTACAGCGCGGACGCGATCGGGCGGTCGCTGCGGCTGAAGAAGACCTTCCAGGTCGCCTTCGCCGTCGCGGACATCGGCAACCCCGTCTACGTCGAGATGATGCGGGCCATCCACGAGGTCCTCGAACCGCACGGCTACCGGGTCGTCGTGATGACCACCGGCGACACGGCGACCTCGACCACCGAGCTCGTCCGCAGCCTCAACAGCGGCTTCGTCGACGGCATGATCGTCAGCCCGCTGCGCACCGACGACCGGCTCATCCGCGAGATCCAGCAGGCGCCCGTGCCGGTCGTGGTGATCGGGCGGGCACTGGACGACCGGGGGATCAGCTCGGTCTCCACCGACTCCGCGGGCGGGATCGGCGCGGCCGTCCGCCACCTGCACGCCATCGGCCGCCGCCGGATCGGCTTCCTCAACGGGCCGCTCGACACCACGCCGGGCGCGTCCCGCCAGCGCGGGTTCGACGCCGCCACCGAGACGACCGCCTTCGAGCGGGTGGACCGGGAAGTCGCCGCCGACTTCACCGTCACCGCCGGTCTCGAAGCCGCGCGCGAGCTGCTCGCCCGCCAGAACCTCGACGCGCTCGTCGCGGCCAACGACCTGCTCGCCATCGGCGCGATCCGCGCGGTCCGTGAGAAGGGGCTGTCGGTGCCCGAAGACGTCGCGATCACCGGTATGGACGACACCGAGCTCGGGCGGGTCTTCCAGCCGAGCCTGACCAGCGTGTCCCTCGGCTCGACCGAACGCGGCCGGGCCGCCGCCCGGATCATGCTCCAGCTCGCCGACGACCCGGACCACGACGCCCAGCAGATCGCCGTCGGCCCGGAGCTGATGGTCCGCGAGTCGACCGGAGGTGCCCGATGA
- a CDS encoding carbohydrate ABC transporter permease, with amino-acid sequence MTATLTRPAPVTGKKKPVLARTRRREAIALVLPSLIPILVLSVAPLVVGIFLAFTDARLVRHPDYGFAGVDNFVRLAGNDLFWDSLRIGMIWTVGVTLLQLAAAMGLALLLNSGLKLQGLTRVLALIPWAMPPVVVAIMWQMIYSANGGPLNAFLGGVGLPDDINWLGDFSTALPAVIVVGVWVGMPQTTVTLLAGLQQIPAELHEAASVDGAGAWRRFTAVTWPSLRPIVTSITSLNFIWNFNSFSLVYVLTAGGPGGKTMVPVLFIYLEAFKNREIGYAAAMGLVLVVVVVLLLAVYLRSQFRDDRAAKGR; translated from the coding sequence ATGACCGCGACCCTGACGCGCCCGGCCCCCGTGACCGGGAAGAAGAAGCCCGTCCTGGCGCGCACCCGGCGGCGCGAGGCGATCGCCCTCGTGCTGCCGTCGCTGATCCCGATCCTGGTGCTCAGCGTCGCCCCGCTCGTCGTCGGCATCTTCCTCGCCTTCACCGACGCGCGCCTGGTGCGCCACCCGGACTACGGCTTCGCCGGCGTGGACAACTTCGTCCGGCTCGCCGGCAACGACCTGTTCTGGGACTCGCTGCGGATCGGCATGATCTGGACCGTCGGCGTGACGCTGCTGCAGCTCGCCGCCGCGATGGGACTGGCGCTGCTGCTGAACTCCGGCCTCAAGCTCCAAGGCCTCACGCGGGTCCTGGCGCTGATCCCGTGGGCGATGCCGCCGGTCGTCGTGGCGATCATGTGGCAGATGATCTACTCGGCCAACGGCGGCCCGCTCAACGCCTTCCTCGGCGGCGTCGGCCTGCCCGACGACATCAACTGGCTCGGCGACTTCTCCACCGCGCTGCCCGCGGTGATCGTCGTCGGCGTCTGGGTCGGCATGCCGCAGACGACGGTGACGCTCCTGGCCGGCCTGCAGCAGATCCCGGCCGAGCTGCACGAAGCGGCTTCGGTCGACGGCGCCGGCGCGTGGCGGCGGTTCACCGCGGTGACGTGGCCCAGCCTGCGGCCGATCGTCACGTCGATCACGTCGCTGAACTTCATCTGGAACTTCAACTCGTTCTCGCTGGTCTACGTCCTCACCGCGGGCGGGCCGGGCGGCAAGACGATGGTGCCGGTGCTGTTCATCTACCTGGAAGCCTTCAAGAACCGCGAGATCGGCTACGCCGCCGCGATGGGCCTGGTGCTCGTCGTCGTGGTGGTGCTGCTGCTCGCCGTCTACCTGCGGTCGCAGTTCCGCGACGACCGCGCCGCGAAGGGGCGGTGA
- a CDS encoding carbohydrate ABC transporter permease, whose translation MRVLVRPAQYAALALYILFLGFPLLWLISASVKSSGELNSLTVSLLPGEWHWDNYTEALSKQGLVRSAANSLVVALASTALSVVIAVPAAYVLARLKGKVRAAGVGWILVSQVFPVVLIILPLFLILRTLGLADNLAGLTLVHTTYMLPFALWMLQGYVAAIPVELEEAGAMDGASRLTVLRTIVFPLLAPGVVATAMFSFVSSWNEFFFALVLLQSPENYTLPITLTMFVGGEGKVALGPLAAGAVLAAIPSIVFFGILRKKLTSGLMAGAVKG comes from the coding sequence ATGCGCGTCCTCGTGCGCCCGGCCCAGTACGCGGCCCTCGCGCTCTACATCCTGTTCCTCGGGTTCCCGTTGCTGTGGCTCATTTCCGCGTCGGTGAAGTCGTCGGGCGAGCTGAACTCGCTGACGGTGAGCCTGCTGCCGGGCGAGTGGCACTGGGACAACTACACCGAAGCGCTCAGCAAGCAGGGCCTGGTCCGGTCCGCGGCCAACAGCCTCGTCGTCGCGCTGGCCTCGACCGCGCTGTCGGTCGTCATTGCCGTGCCCGCGGCCTACGTCCTCGCGCGGCTCAAGGGCAAGGTGCGTGCCGCCGGTGTCGGGTGGATCCTGGTCAGCCAGGTGTTCCCGGTGGTGCTGATCATCCTGCCGCTGTTCCTCATCCTGCGGACGCTCGGCCTGGCCGACAACCTCGCCGGCCTGACGCTCGTGCACACGACGTACATGCTGCCGTTCGCGCTGTGGATGCTGCAGGGCTACGTCGCCGCGATCCCGGTGGAGCTCGAGGAAGCCGGGGCGATGGACGGCGCGAGCCGGCTGACCGTGCTGCGCACGATCGTCTTCCCGCTGCTCGCGCCCGGCGTCGTCGCGACCGCGATGTTCAGCTTCGTCTCGTCGTGGAACGAATTCTTCTTCGCGCTGGTGCTGCTGCAGTCGCCGGAGAACTACACCCTGCCCATCACCCTCACCATGTTCGTCGGCGGGGAGGGCAAAGTCGCCCTCGGCCCGCTCGCCGCGGGCGCCGTGCTCGCGGCCATCCCCAGCATCGTCTTCTTCGGCATCCTGCGGAAGAAGCTCACCAGCGGCCTGATGGCCGGGGCGGTGAAGGGATGA
- a CDS encoding ABC transporter substrate-binding protein: protein MKTRRTLVAGALTAVGLLLTACGGGGSGDGGDGPVSLTFQSLSDQPAAIAATQKIVGDWNKAHPDVQVKIVQAGWDGVYDKLITQFNAGSAPDIVHYEAAGIAPFATDGFLADLTPYLSAEKRADIPKGVLDSVTVDGKVIAQPTELQSYVVFANKTQLQQAGVTIPTGASMTWDQLREIAKATTKDGKFGLGWGLSSPTAAFVALAPGFGGKYFEGTGTDAKLTAGPGEQALPQLVDAMAHQDHSILPVTLTQSGTKALAPFYAGQIAMTVQGSYQAANIAKDAPKGFDWVVLPPLAGSAGPAQAANPQTLSVNKDSAHVKEAAEFVDFFTSTENLAAINEADALIPPTTSARQALAAKLAGKNGWDAILASGEHLTSAPYLFAGKYAQWKDTVATPAYQQFLAQKIDAAGLAKQLEDGWKNVSK from the coding sequence ATGAAGACACGACGCACACTGGTCGCCGGCGCACTCACGGCCGTCGGACTGCTGCTCACCGCCTGCGGAGGCGGGGGCAGCGGCGACGGCGGGGACGGCCCGGTCTCCCTCACCTTCCAGTCCCTGTCCGACCAGCCCGCCGCCATCGCCGCGACGCAGAAGATCGTCGGCGACTGGAACAAGGCCCACCCCGACGTGCAGGTCAAGATCGTGCAGGCGGGCTGGGACGGCGTCTACGACAAGCTGATCACCCAGTTCAACGCCGGCTCGGCGCCGGACATCGTGCACTACGAGGCGGCCGGGATCGCGCCGTTCGCCACTGACGGCTTCCTCGCCGACCTCACGCCGTACCTTTCGGCCGAGAAGCGCGCGGACATCCCGAAGGGCGTCCTCGACTCGGTGACGGTCGACGGCAAGGTGATCGCCCAGCCGACCGAGCTGCAGTCCTATGTGGTCTTCGCGAACAAGACCCAGCTGCAGCAGGCCGGCGTCACGATCCCGACCGGCGCCTCGATGACGTGGGACCAGCTGCGCGAGATCGCGAAGGCGACGACCAAGGACGGCAAGTTCGGCCTCGGCTGGGGCCTGTCGAGCCCGACGGCCGCGTTCGTCGCGCTGGCGCCCGGGTTCGGCGGGAAGTACTTCGAGGGCACCGGCACCGACGCCAAGCTGACCGCCGGGCCGGGCGAGCAGGCGCTGCCGCAGCTCGTCGACGCGATGGCGCACCAGGACCACTCGATCCTGCCGGTCACGCTGACGCAGTCCGGCACCAAGGCACTGGCGCCGTTCTACGCGGGGCAGATCGCGATGACCGTCCAGGGGTCCTACCAGGCGGCCAACATCGCCAAGGACGCGCCGAAGGGCTTCGACTGGGTGGTCCTGCCGCCGCTGGCCGGCTCGGCCGGGCCCGCGCAGGCCGCGAACCCGCAGACGCTGTCGGTGAACAAGGACTCGGCGCACGTCAAGGAGGCCGCGGAGTTCGTGGACTTCTTCACCAGCACCGAGAACCTCGCCGCGATCAACGAAGCCGACGCGCTGATCCCGCCGACGACATCGGCGCGGCAAGCGCTGGCCGCGAAGCTCGCCGGGAAGAACGGCTGGGACGCGATCCTCGCCTCGGGCGAGCACCTGACCTCGGCGCCCTACCTGTTCGCCGGCAAGTACGCGCAGTGGAAGGACACCGTCGCGACCCCGGCCTACCAGCAGTTCCTCGCCCAGAAGATCGACGCCGCCGGCCTCGCGAAGCAGCTCGAGGACGGCTGGAAGAACGTCAGCAAATGA
- a CDS encoding ADP-ribosylglycohydrolase family protein, which yields MTWLEDRAVAVITGAAVGDALGGATEGWTPEQIEERHGGRVTGVVGPWYPDWRTARPIAPYHKGDGHVTDDTLMTRALVEVYAKRRAHLDAYAMAEDLVPLMIGEPRWVPELESTALLLQRVFLAEKWIVARLHYGHVDPREAGVGNVVNCGAAMYVAPVGVVNAGDPRAAYAEAIDLTGAHQSSYGREAAGVLAAMVAAAVAPGASLDDVVAAALDVAHDGTAAAVRAVVETFGDRSVPPGTDGEERALAALVRETVAPFDSVGPRYREMSMDARRPSRTKSIEELPAALAFVLAHRGDFRGAVLAAVNYGRDADSIAVMAAAICAGLGGTAVVPAEWVDEIGDASRMDLRETGHLLASAAVDILKADRERAAARAAFLEATA from the coding sequence GTGACCTGGCTGGAAGACCGGGCCGTCGCGGTGATCACCGGTGCGGCCGTCGGGGACGCCCTCGGCGGCGCCACCGAAGGGTGGACACCCGAGCAGATCGAAGAGCGGCACGGCGGCCGGGTGACCGGTGTCGTCGGGCCGTGGTACCCGGACTGGCGGACGGCCCGCCCGATCGCGCCGTACCACAAGGGCGACGGGCACGTCACCGACGACACCCTCATGACGCGGGCGCTCGTCGAGGTGTACGCGAAGCGCCGCGCGCACCTCGACGCGTACGCGATGGCCGAGGACCTGGTGCCGCTGATGATCGGCGAACCGCGCTGGGTACCGGAGCTGGAGTCGACCGCGCTGCTGCTGCAGCGGGTCTTCCTCGCGGAGAAGTGGATCGTCGCGAGACTCCACTACGGACACGTCGACCCGCGCGAAGCGGGCGTGGGCAACGTGGTCAACTGCGGCGCGGCGATGTACGTCGCCCCGGTGGGCGTGGTCAACGCGGGCGATCCGCGGGCCGCGTACGCCGAGGCGATCGACCTGACCGGCGCGCACCAGTCGAGCTACGGCCGCGAGGCGGCGGGCGTGCTGGCCGCGATGGTGGCGGCCGCGGTCGCCCCGGGCGCGTCGCTCGACGACGTCGTGGCGGCCGCGCTGGACGTGGCCCACGACGGGACCGCGGCGGCGGTGCGCGCGGTCGTGGAGACCTTCGGTGACCGGTCCGTCCCCCCGGGCACCGACGGGGAAGAACGCGCGCTGGCGGCTCTCGTCCGCGAGACCGTCGCGCCGTTCGACTCGGTCGGGCCGCGCTACCGGGAGATGTCGATGGACGCGCGGCGGCCGTCGCGGACGAAGTCGATCGAGGAGCTGCCCGCCGCGCTGGCGTTCGTGCTGGCGCACCGCGGCGACTTCCGCGGCGCGGTGCTGGCGGCCGTGAACTACGGGCGCGACGCCGACTCGATCGCGGTGATGGCGGCGGCGATCTGCGCGGGCCTGGGCGGGACGGCCGTGGTGCCCGCCGAGTGGGTCGACGAGATCGGCGACGCCAGCCGGATGGACCTGCGCGAAACCGGGCACCTGCTGGCGTCGGCGGCGGTGGACATCCTCAAGGCCGACCGCGAGCGGGCCGCGGCGAGGGCCGCGTTCCTGGAGGCGACGGCGTGA
- a CDS encoding ADP-ribosylglycohydrolase family protein has product MRLTWAQPEDLLPHELVQSAAEGKDVAAARARWIAAGGDPVPAVSGAGPAAPGLRALARELLDSLDAPAPEPEPVLPAAPSLPRGSRGRELDAWTGRAAGCLLGKPVEKIPREGIEEILRATGRWPLDRWFTAVGLPSEVAGRWPWNRRSAPTSLEENIDGMPEDDDLNYPMLALSLVEERGRGFTTEDVAQLWLDNLPAGRVFTAERAAYRNLLDARAVPETATYRNPFREWIGALIRADVFGWICPGDVPAAARLAWADARLSHTRNGVYGAMWAAGLASAAMVCDTVDEVLDAATAAIPASSDLAEAVHFGRSAASDGDVASGLDRLHAAYGHLHWVHVLNNAATIAYALAKGGGEFGPSVAIAVTAGWDTDSAAATVGGVVGALSGLDEYWSKPLDGRIATSLPGGERRIADLAARTAALAEAGR; this is encoded by the coding sequence GTGAGGCTGACCTGGGCCCAGCCCGAGGACCTGCTCCCGCACGAGCTGGTCCAGTCCGCCGCGGAGGGCAAGGACGTCGCCGCGGCGCGGGCGCGGTGGATCGCGGCGGGCGGTGATCCGGTACCCGCGGTGAGCGGCGCCGGGCCCGCCGCGCCCGGGCTGCGGGCGCTGGCGCGGGAACTGCTGGACTCGCTGGACGCCCCGGCGCCCGAGCCGGAGCCGGTCCTGCCCGCGGCGCCTTCGCTGCCGCGCGGGTCCCGCGGCCGCGAGCTGGACGCGTGGACCGGCCGGGCGGCGGGCTGCCTGCTCGGCAAGCCGGTGGAGAAGATCCCGCGCGAGGGGATCGAGGAGATCCTCCGCGCCACCGGCCGGTGGCCCCTCGACCGGTGGTTCACCGCGGTGGGACTGCCCTCGGAGGTCGCCGGGCGGTGGCCGTGGAACCGCCGGTCGGCCCCGACGTCCCTCGAGGAGAACATCGACGGGATGCCCGAGGACGACGACCTCAACTACCCGATGCTGGCGCTGTCCCTGGTGGAAGAGCGCGGCCGGGGGTTCACCACCGAGGACGTCGCCCAGCTGTGGCTGGACAACCTGCCCGCCGGGCGGGTGTTCACGGCGGAGCGCGCGGCGTACCGGAACCTCCTCGACGCGCGCGCCGTCCCGGAGACGGCGACGTACCGGAACCCGTTCCGGGAGTGGATCGGCGCGCTGATCCGCGCGGACGTGTTCGGCTGGATCTGCCCGGGCGACGTGCCCGCCGCGGCCCGGCTGGCGTGGGCCGACGCGCGGCTGAGCCACACGCGCAACGGCGTGTACGGCGCGATGTGGGCCGCCGGCCTGGCCTCGGCGGCGATGGTGTGCGACACGGTGGACGAAGTCCTCGACGCGGCGACGGCGGCGATCCCGGCGTCGAGCGACCTGGCGGAAGCGGTCCACTTCGGACGGTCGGCGGCTTCGGACGGCGATGTCGCGAGCGGACTCGACCGGCTGCACGCGGCGTACGGGCACCTGCACTGGGTGCACGTGCTCAACAACGCGGCGACGATCGCGTACGCCCTCGCGAAGGGCGGCGGCGAGTTCGGGCCGAGCGTGGCGATCGCGGTGACGGCGGGCTGGGACACCGACTCGGCGGCCGCGACGGTCGGGGGAGTGGTGGGCGCGCTGAGCGGCCTCGACGAGTACTGGAGCAAGCCATTGGACGGGCGGATCGCGACTTCGCTGCCGGGCGGGGAGCGGCGGATCGCGGATCTGGCGGCCCGCACGGCGGCGCTGGCGGAGGCGGGACGATGA
- a CDS encoding ribokinase, protein MTGRVVVVGSANVDLAVDVPRPPKAGETILGDRLRRSPGGKGANQAVAAALAGGADTSFVGALGEDEGADLILVSLGGAGVRTDLIERAEAPTGTAFITVAPDGENAIVVAPGANDHVKIGAAQADRIAEADVVLAQLEIPLDVVAATAAAKRPGALVILNAAPSRELPGSLWEVVDLLVVNEHEAADLAGEPEKLLKRVPAVVVTLGGDGCVVLRRDEEPVRIPGIPVDVVDTTGAGDTFCGVLAAALAHGHRLPEAARRAGAAAALAVTRPGAQAAVPTAGEVAALEGKAR, encoded by the coding sequence ATGACCGGGCGGGTCGTGGTCGTCGGCTCGGCCAACGTGGACCTCGCCGTCGACGTGCCCCGGCCGCCGAAAGCGGGCGAGACCATCCTCGGGGACCGCCTCCGCCGCAGTCCCGGGGGCAAGGGCGCGAACCAGGCCGTCGCCGCCGCGCTGGCCGGGGGTGCCGACACCAGCTTCGTCGGTGCGCTCGGCGAAGACGAAGGCGCCGACCTGATCCTCGTCTCCCTCGGCGGCGCCGGCGTCCGCACCGACCTGATCGAACGCGCCGAAGCGCCCACCGGCACCGCGTTCATCACCGTGGCCCCGGACGGCGAGAACGCCATCGTCGTCGCCCCGGGCGCCAATGACCACGTGAAGATCGGGGCCGCGCAGGCCGACCGGATCGCCGAAGCCGACGTCGTCCTGGCCCAGCTGGAAATCCCGCTCGACGTCGTCGCGGCCACTGCCGCGGCCAAGCGGCCCGGTGCGCTGGTGATCCTCAACGCGGCGCCGTCGCGGGAACTGCCCGGCTCGCTGTGGGAGGTCGTCGACCTGCTGGTCGTGAACGAGCACGAGGCGGCCGACCTCGCGGGCGAGCCCGAGAAGCTGCTCAAGCGCGTGCCGGCGGTCGTCGTCACGCTCGGCGGCGATGGCTGCGTGGTCCTCCGCCGCGACGAAGAACCCGTGCGGATCCCCGGGATCCCGGTGGACGTCGTGGACACCACCGGCGCGGGCGACACCTTCTGCGGCGTCCTCGCGGCGGCCCTGGCCCACGGGCACCGCCTCCCCGAGGCCGCCCGGCGGGCCGGCGCGGCCGCCGCGCTGGCCGTCACGCGGCCCGGGGCCCAGGCCGCCGTCCCCACCGCCGGAGAAGTCGCGGCGCTCGAAGGAAAGGCACGATGA
- a CDS encoding formylglycine-generating enzyme family protein, giving the protein MTASFDPLVPRPIDRPTEVRGPLSALDEAKIFAAPANPADRPAWRAKLHEWREDARERHGYTGAAYARPQAAWAASCHSVAQVWLWDELLYSFAEHRFTPERFLADARARFGGLDAVVLWHAYPVIGLDDRNQWDFYRDVPGLTELIATLHEEGLHVFVDYNPWDVGTRRGEDDLTELAALVKDLKADGVFLDTLKKAEPDFVDRLEAARPGIVLEGESKLAVERIEDHAASWAQFFADSPVPGVLRAHWFERRHMQHHVRRWHRDHSEELQSAWLNGAGVMVWEVVFGVWVGWSPRDAATVRRMVTLQRLAKDLLLDGEWTPLAELPPEAEAAGVYASKWELGDRTLWTLVNRGGTDYHGPLPGTDLLGGVPARGIGATADGWHPELPDLPHDPDARFPHRIAVRIRPQRTTGVPDEDAVVVPAGPYVLTVRYRARETGMYQGAPYVDEWKPLPPRLHDARTLQREGELTTSVAVAATEVTNAQFAEFLAATGHEWERKHAGAADEPVTHVDLDDARAYCAWRGGRLPTEDEWQLAGDRLRRGTPAVWNWTESEHSDGRTRFVLLKGGSDHVAAGSEWYLEGGRKGPEYTVKLLLPGLGLARSATVGFRCAWEVPS; this is encoded by the coding sequence ATGACCGCCAGTTTCGACCCGCTCGTCCCGCGGCCGATCGACCGGCCGACCGAGGTGCGCGGCCCACTGTCCGCATTGGACGAGGCGAAGATCTTCGCCGCCCCCGCGAACCCGGCGGACCGGCCCGCGTGGCGCGCGAAGCTCCACGAATGGCGCGAGGACGCCCGCGAGCGTCACGGCTACACCGGCGCCGCCTACGCCCGCCCGCAAGCGGCCTGGGCGGCGTCCTGCCACTCGGTCGCCCAGGTCTGGCTCTGGGACGAGCTGCTCTACTCCTTCGCCGAACACCGCTTCACGCCTGAACGCTTCCTCGCCGACGCGCGGGCGCGCTTCGGCGGGCTGGACGCCGTCGTCCTCTGGCACGCCTACCCGGTGATCGGCCTCGACGACCGCAACCAGTGGGACTTCTACCGCGACGTCCCCGGGCTCACCGAGCTGATCGCCACCCTGCACGAGGAGGGCCTGCACGTCTTCGTCGACTACAACCCCTGGGACGTCGGCACCCGCCGCGGCGAGGACGACCTCACCGAACTGGCCGCCCTGGTCAAGGACCTGAAAGCCGACGGCGTCTTCCTCGACACGCTCAAGAAGGCCGAGCCGGACTTCGTCGACCGCCTCGAGGCCGCCCGGCCCGGGATCGTCCTCGAAGGCGAATCGAAGCTCGCCGTCGAGCGGATCGAGGACCACGCGGCGTCGTGGGCGCAGTTCTTCGCCGACTCGCCCGTGCCCGGCGTCCTGCGCGCCCACTGGTTCGAGCGGCGCCACATGCAGCACCACGTCCGCCGCTGGCACCGCGACCACAGCGAAGAACTGCAGTCGGCGTGGCTCAACGGCGCCGGCGTCATGGTCTGGGAGGTCGTCTTCGGGGTCTGGGTCGGCTGGTCTCCCCGGGACGCCGCGACCGTCCGCCGGATGGTCACCCTGCAGCGCCTGGCGAAGGACCTCCTCCTCGACGGCGAGTGGACCCCGCTGGCCGAGCTGCCGCCCGAGGCCGAAGCCGCCGGCGTCTACGCGTCGAAGTGGGAACTCGGCGACCGGACACTGTGGACGCTCGTCAACCGCGGCGGCACCGACTACCACGGCCCGCTGCCCGGCACCGACCTCCTCGGCGGGGTCCCCGCCCGAGGCATCGGCGCGACGGCGGACGGCTGGCACCCCGAGCTCCCGGACCTGCCGCACGACCCGGACGCCCGGTTCCCGCACCGGATCGCGGTCCGCATCCGGCCACAACGGACCACCGGCGTACCGGACGAAGACGCCGTCGTCGTCCCGGCCGGGCCCTACGTCCTGACCGTGCGGTACCGCGCTCGCGAGACCGGCATGTACCAGGGAGCGCCCTACGTCGACGAATGGAAGCCGCTCCCGCCGCGCCTGCACGACGCCCGCACGCTGCAGCGGGAAGGCGAACTGACCACCTCGGTGGCGGTGGCGGCGACCGAAGTGACCAACGCGCAGTTCGCGGAGTTCCTGGCCGCCACCGGCCACGAGTGGGAGCGGAAGCACGCGGGCGCCGCGGACGAGCCGGTCACCCACGTCGACCTCGACGACGCCCGCGCGTACTGCGCGTGGCGCGGCGGCCGCCTGCCGACCGAGGACGAGTGGCAGCTGGCGGGGGACCGCCTGCGCCGCGGCACCCCGGCCGTGTGGAACTGGACCGAGAGCGAGCACTCCGACGGCCGGACGCGGTTCGTGCTGCTCAAGGGCGGCAGCGACCACGTGGCCGCAGGCTCGGAGTGGTACCTCGAAGGCGGCCGGAAGGGGCCCGAGTACACCGTGAAACTCCTCCTGCCCGGCCTGGGCCTCGCCCGGAGCGCGACGGTCGGCTTCCGCTGCGCCTGGGAGGTGCCCTCGTGA
- a CDS encoding CaiB/BaiF CoA transferase family protein — protein MTVSRDPSAGALAGLRVVDASTLFAGPMAAMHLGDMGAEVIKVEHPRKPDPARTHGAAKDGVNLWWKTLGRNKRTITADLGSEGGREVFLALATTADVVIENFRPGTLERWHLGYEELASWNPKLVLARVTGFGQTGPYRTRPGFGTLAEAMSGFAATTGEPDGPPTLPPFGLADGVASLATAYAIMVALAARANTGRGQVVDTAIIEPMLAMLGPQITRWDQLRTVQPRTGNRSINNAPRNTYRTADGQWVAVSTSAQSIAERVVGLVGRPDLAAEPWFASGAERARHADELDEAVGKWIGQRTRDEVVAAFEAAQAAVAPIYDAADVVADPQFRALGTIHEIDDPELGPMLMQGPLFRLSGHDGVIGFTGRPHGADTDAVLDELGFAPERVAELRDRGAV, from the coding sequence GTGACCGTCTCCCGCGATCCCTCCGCCGGGGCCCTCGCCGGCCTGCGCGTCGTCGACGCGTCCACGCTCTTCGCGGGGCCGATGGCCGCCATGCACCTCGGTGACATGGGTGCCGAGGTGATCAAGGTCGAGCACCCGCGCAAACCGGACCCCGCCCGCACCCACGGCGCCGCGAAGGACGGCGTCAACCTCTGGTGGAAGACGCTGGGCCGCAACAAGCGCACGATCACCGCCGACCTCGGCAGCGAAGGCGGCCGCGAGGTCTTCCTCGCCCTCGCGACCACCGCCGACGTCGTGATCGAGAACTTCCGCCCGGGCACCCTCGAGCGCTGGCACCTCGGGTACGAGGAACTGGCGAGCTGGAACCCGAAGCTCGTCCTCGCCCGCGTCACCGGCTTCGGGCAGACCGGCCCGTACCGCACCCGGCCCGGCTTCGGCACCCTCGCCGAAGCGATGAGCGGCTTCGCGGCGACCACCGGGGAGCCCGACGGCCCGCCGACGCTCCCGCCGTTCGGCCTGGCCGACGGGGTCGCGTCCCTGGCCACGGCGTACGCGATCATGGTCGCGCTCGCCGCGCGCGCGAACACCGGGCGCGGGCAGGTCGTCGACACCGCGATCATCGAGCCGATGCTGGCCATGCTCGGCCCGCAGATCACGCGCTGGGACCAGCTGCGCACCGTCCAGCCGCGCACCGGCAACCGGTCGATCAACAACGCGCCGCGCAACACCTACCGCACCGCCGACGGCCAGTGGGTCGCGGTGTCCACGTCGGCCCAGTCGATCGCCGAGCGCGTGGTCGGGCTGGTCGGCCGGCCCGACCTGGCGGCCGAACCGTGGTTCGCCAGCGGCGCCGAGCGCGCCCGGCACGCCGACGAGCTCGACGAAGCCGTCGGCAAGTGGATCGGGCAGCGCACGCGCGACGAAGTCGTCGCCGCGTTCGAAGCGGCGCAGGCCGCGGTGGCGCCGATCTACGACGCCGCCGACGTCGTCGCCGACCCGCAGTTCCGGGCGCTCGGCACGATCCACGAGATCGACGACCCCGAGCTGGGGCCGATGCTGATGCAAGGCCCGCTGTTCCGGCTTTCGGGTCACGACGGGGTCATCGGGTTCACCGGGCGCCCGCACGGCGCCGACACCGACGCGGTCCTGGACGAGCTCGGGTTCGCGCCGGAGCGCGTGGCGGAGCTGCGGGACCGGGGTGCGGTGTGA